TCACGGAATAGGGATAAAGGATTACAAGATAAAAAGAAAACTACCGGCTAAGCAAGAACAGATTATTGAGTTTACAGCTGATAAATCCGGAGAATTTCATTTTCATTGCAGTATATATTGCGGGGCCGGTCATGGAAAAATGCATGGTAAAATGATTGTAAAAGAGTGAAATATATGAGTGTTTTAAGTAGATTCTACAATACAACAATTAAGAATCAGATGATAGTAATGCTGGCATTGCTTGCAGTTACGGGAGGAGTTCAGCATGGATTAAATATTGTTATTCCTCAAATTCTGCTTTGCCTTTTTTCTGCAGTTGGATTGGATTTTCTGATTATATTAATAAAAACAAAAAAATATTTTTTTTCTACGAGCGCAGTAATCTCAGGTCTGATAATTGCAATGCTATTGGAGCCCGGCGCTCCATGGTATGTAGCGGTATCCGCCTCAACAATAGCAATATTCTCAAAACACATAGTAAAGATAAACGGTAAACATATTTTCAACCCCGCTAATTTTGGTCTGCTGATTGTCATGTTTGGGTTCAAAGCGTATCTGGTATGGTGGGGAGCAAGTATCAACTGGATATTGATACCGCTGGGTTTATTGATTATTTATAGATTTAAACGGTTCCACCTCATATTAAGTTATTTAGTGTCTCAATCTGTTTTGCTT
This sequence is a window from Candidatus Omnitrophota bacterium. Protein-coding genes within it:
- a CDS encoding RnfABCDGE type electron transport complex subunit D translates to MSVLSRFYNTTIKNQMIVMLALLAVTGGVQHGLNIVIPQILLCLFSAVGLDFLIILIKTKKYFFSTSAVISGLIIAMLLEPGAPWYVAVSASTIAIFSKHIVKINGKHIFNPANFGLLIVMFGFKAYLVWWGASINWILIPLGLLIIYRFKRFHLILSYLVSQSVLLGVIFIFMGQAITNALLMVNIFFMFVMLIEPKTSPVTLKGRIIYGSLAGIFSAVFMSIFPSYDPSVLGLAVANLLGLLINKKWK